The following are encoded in a window of Caldicellulosiruptor danielii genomic DNA:
- the glyA gene encoding serine hydroxymethyltransferase, whose amino-acid sequence MYFYNLVKNTDPEIAEAIKSELKRQQNKIELIASENFVSIAVMAAMGSPLTNKYAEGYPGKRYYGGCEYIDIVESIAIERAKKLFGAEHANVQPHSGAQANMAVYFAVLKPGDTILGMNLSHGGHLTHGSPVNFSGKLYNIVSYGVAPETETINYDEVLRLAKEHRPKLILAGASAYPRVIDFKKFREIADEVGAYLMVDMAHIAGLVAAGLHPSPVEYADFVTTTTHKTLRGPRGGLILCKEKYAKLIDKTIFPGIQGGPLEHVIAAKAVALKEAMTEEFKNYQVQILKNAKALSARLIEKGFRLVSGGTDNHLMLVDLRNKGITGKDAEKILDEHNITCNKNAIPFDTQSPMITSGIRLGTPAVTTRGFKEEDMIEVADIIHDALTNSDTKENILSRVKVLCEKHPLYKEFDK is encoded by the coding sequence ATGTATTTTTACAATTTAGTAAAAAACACAGACCCAGAGATAGCTGAGGCAATAAAAAGTGAACTTAAAAGACAGCAGAATAAAATTGAGCTTATTGCATCTGAGAACTTTGTTTCAATTGCAGTGATGGCAGCAATGGGTTCACCTTTGACAAATAAATATGCAGAAGGATATCCAGGAAAAAGATATTATGGTGGATGCGAATATATCGATATTGTTGAGTCTATTGCAATTGAGAGAGCTAAAAAACTGTTTGGAGCTGAACATGCTAATGTCCAGCCACACTCAGGAGCACAGGCGAACATGGCTGTATATTTTGCAGTGTTAAAACCGGGTGATACCATTCTTGGAATGAATCTTTCGCATGGTGGACATCTGACTCATGGCAGTCCTGTGAATTTTTCCGGAAAACTCTACAACATTGTATCATATGGGGTTGCCCCTGAAACAGAGACAATTAATTATGATGAGGTATTAAGACTTGCAAAGGAGCACAGACCAAAACTTATCTTGGCAGGAGCATCGGCGTATCCAAGAGTTATCGATTTTAAAAAGTTCAGAGAGATAGCTGATGAAGTGGGAGCTTATTTGATGGTAGATATGGCACATATCGCTGGGCTTGTTGCTGCAGGGCTTCATCCATCACCTGTTGAATATGCTGATTTTGTTACAACCACAACACACAAAACCCTCAGAGGTCCGCGCGGTGGTCTTATTCTTTGCAAAGAGAAGTATGCAAAGCTGATTGACAAAACCATTTTCCCTGGAATTCAAGGTGGACCGCTTGAACATGTAATAGCTGCTAAAGCTGTTGCTCTCAAAGAGGCAATGACAGAAGAGTTTAAAAACTATCAGGTTCAAATATTGAAAAATGCAAAGGCTCTGAGCGCAAGACTCATCGAAAAAGGGTTCAGGCTTGTGAGCGGTGGAACAGACAATCATTTAATGCTGGTAGACTTGAGAAATAAAGGCATCACAGGGAAAGATGCTGAAAAGATATTGGATGAGCACAATATAACGTGTAACAAAAACGCAATTCCTTTTGATACTCAAAGTCCAATGATAACAAGCGGGATAAGACTTGGAACGCCGGCTGTCACAACCCGAGGGTTTAAAGAAGAGGATATGATTGAGGTGGCAGATATAATCCATGACGCCCTGACAAATTCTGATACCAAAGAAAATATTTTGAGCAGAGTGAAAGTTCTTTGCGAAAAACATCCTTTGTATAAAGAATTTGATAAATAA
- a CDS encoding replication-associated recombination protein A, which translates to MDFFQYLSEKRLKKESPLAYKLRPKRLEEIVGQEHILSPGKPLYNLIKNDRLTSIILYGPPGTGKTTIAHVIANATGKTFKTINATIAGVNDIKKIIEEAKLEFTQIGRKTILFIDEIHRFNKLQQDALLPSVEEGILILIGATTENPFYEVNKALVSRSLVFELFPLKEEDILKIIERAISDKENGLGELNIQIEESAKKLIARLSGGDARVALNILEAVVYSSRAQDNGKIYISEESVINLSNRKTALYDATGDMHYDTISAFIKSVRGSDPDAALFYLAKMLDSGEDIKFIARRLIILAAEDIGLADPMALTIAVSAATACEFVGMPEARIILAEATIYLACSPKSNSAYLAIERALEDAKNVSIKSIPMHLRMATHGEEKLGHGVGYLYPHDYKNHWVLQQYLPDELVGRKYYFPTEMGKEKFIAEYIKKLKEQIDS; encoded by the coding sequence ATAGACTTTTTCCAATATCTTAGTGAAAAGAGGTTGAAAAAAGAATCTCCTCTTGCTTACAAGCTCAGACCTAAACGTCTTGAGGAAATTGTGGGACAGGAACATATTTTAAGCCCTGGCAAACCTCTTTATAACTTAATAAAAAACGATAGACTTACTTCAATAATTCTGTATGGGCCGCCTGGGACTGGGAAAACTACAATTGCACATGTGATTGCAAATGCTACAGGAAAGACTTTCAAAACCATAAATGCTACAATTGCAGGTGTAAATGATATAAAAAAGATTATAGAAGAAGCCAAACTTGAGTTTACTCAAATAGGTAGAAAAACAATTCTTTTTATTGACGAGATACACAGGTTTAATAAACTTCAGCAGGATGCACTTTTGCCTTCTGTAGAAGAAGGAATATTAATCTTGATTGGGGCAACAACCGAAAATCCCTTTTATGAAGTCAATAAAGCGCTTGTATCAAGGTCTTTGGTATTTGAGCTTTTTCCACTTAAAGAGGAAGATATATTAAAAATTATTGAGAGAGCAATTTCGGATAAAGAAAATGGACTTGGTGAGCTAAATATTCAGATAGAAGAGAGTGCTAAAAAGCTAATAGCAAGGCTCTCAGGCGGAGATGCAAGAGTTGCTTTGAACATCTTAGAAGCTGTGGTGTATTCTTCTCGAGCTCAAGATAACGGCAAGATTTATATTTCAGAGGAATCTGTTATAAATCTTTCAAATAGGAAGACAGCATTGTATGATGCTACGGGAGATATGCACTATGACACCATTTCTGCCTTTATAAAAAGTGTGAGAGGGTCTGACCCTGATGCAGCACTGTTTTACTTGGCAAAGATGCTTGACAGTGGGGAGGATATAAAGTTCATCGCAAGACGACTTATAATTCTGGCAGCAGAGGACATTGGCTTGGCAGACCCGATGGCACTCACAATCGCAGTTTCTGCAGCAACGGCATGCGAATTTGTGGGAATGCCCGAGGCAAGAATTATTTTAGCTGAGGCAACAATATATCTTGCATGCAGCCCGAAAAGCAACTCAGCATATTTGGCAATTGAAAGGGCATTAGAAGATGCTAAAAATGTAAGTATAAAAAGTATTCCCATGCATCTTAGAATGGCAACACATGGAGAAGAAAAGCTTGGCCATGGGGTTGGATACCTGTATCCTCACGACTATAAAAATCACTGGGTTTTGCAGCAATATCTACCTGATGAACTTGTTGGCAGAAAATACTATTTTCCAACCGAGATGGGAAAAGAAAAGTTTATAGCTGAATATATTAAGAAGTTGAAAGAACAGATTGATAGCTAA
- a CDS encoding NAD(P)-dependent malic enzyme has translation MDIKTLALQLHKEHKGKIAIKSKVSVSNQHGLSIYYTPGVAEPCREIAKDKSLVYEYTSKYNWVAVVTNGTAVLGLGDIGVHASLPVMEGKAILFKQFGGVDAFPICIASKDVDEIVKTIKLIETSFGGINLEDIGAPACFEIEEKLIESLDIPVFHDDQHGTAVVALAALINSLKIVGKRISEVKIVINGAGAAGIATAKLLLKYGAKNIVVCDRHGAIFEGREEDMNKYKEEIAKVTNREGIKGLLSRAIEGADVFIGLSVANILGEDDIKKMSNDAIVMAMANPIPEIMPDIAKKAGARIVCTGRSDFNNQVNNVLAFPGIFRGALDVMATRITDEMKIAAAEAIAKVAEEELSEDYVIPKPFDKKVAFEVALAVAKKAMEQKVARLYLNDDELTSRILSMLSM, from the coding sequence ATGGACATAAAAACGCTCGCCTTACAGCTTCATAAAGAGCATAAGGGGAAGATTGCCATCAAAAGCAAAGTTAGTGTGAGTAATCAGCACGGCCTCAGCATATACTATACACCTGGTGTTGCAGAACCTTGCAGAGAGATTGCAAAAGACAAATCTCTTGTGTATGAATATACATCTAAGTACAACTGGGTTGCAGTAGTTACAAATGGTACGGCTGTTTTGGGGTTGGGAGACATTGGGGTTCACGCTTCTTTGCCTGTTATGGAAGGCAAGGCAATTTTATTTAAGCAGTTTGGTGGAGTTGATGCATTTCCTATATGCATAGCTTCAAAAGATGTTGATGAGATTGTAAAGACGATAAAGCTTATTGAAACATCTTTTGGAGGAATAAACTTAGAGGATATAGGTGCACCAGCATGCTTTGAAATTGAAGAGAAGCTGATAGAAAGTCTTGATATTCCTGTGTTTCATGATGACCAGCATGGAACTGCTGTAGTAGCTTTAGCAGCTTTGATAAATTCTCTAAAAATTGTAGGAAAAAGAATCTCGGAAGTCAAAATAGTTATAAACGGTGCTGGTGCTGCTGGAATTGCAACTGCAAAGCTTTTATTAAAGTATGGAGCAAAAAATATTGTTGTTTGTGATAGGCATGGAGCTATATTTGAAGGAAGAGAAGAGGATATGAATAAGTACAAAGAGGAAATAGCAAAGGTTACCAATAGGGAAGGAATAAAGGGTCTACTTTCCAGAGCTATTGAAGGTGCTGATGTGTTTATTGGTCTTTCTGTTGCGAATATCCTGGGTGAAGATGATATCAAAAAGATGTCAAATGATGCAATTGTGATGGCAATGGCAAATCCGATACCAGAGATTATGCCAGATATTGCAAAAAAGGCTGGAGCAAGAATTGTTTGCACAGGAAGGTCTGATTTTAATAACCAGGTCAATAATGTGCTGGCATTTCCAGGCATTTTTAGAGGAGCGCTTGATGTCATGGCAACAAGAATAACAGATGAGATGAAGATAGCAGCTGCAGAGGCTATAGCCAAGGTTGCAGAAGAAGAACTTTCTGAAGACTATGTAATTCCAAAGCCTTTTGACAAGAAAGTAGCCTTTGAAGTGGCTTTAGCAGTTGCAAAAAAGGCAATGGAACAAAAGGTTGCGCGGCTGTATCTGAATGATGATGAGCTAACATCAAGGATTTTATCTATGTTAAGTATGTAA
- the rho gene encoding transcription termination factor Rho: MPGSLDEFLKGKSIIELREIAKSLGIQKYSLLKKGELMEAIKNFLGSSDEDTTVLEGIGKKEKGRRGRKKKSETVEAQQTFELKSEEQESKFEETKENEEVKPNEMENKEEDNIKEQTLLQNTQREEEKTKEPADVTLGEEEKEESKVIELKPKKEEKKEDKMQIEIPPELKELEGKVEIGGIGEGVLEIIYEPGGGGGYGFLRDDSFVPGPNDIYVSPSQIRKFNLKTGDKIRGPIRLPKENEKFAGLLYVQSVNDMKPEEVAKRTPFEDLTPIFPNKRIILENRNEPKDLAVRLIDLIAPIGRGQRGLIVAPPKAGKTTLLKKIANSILTNYDDLHLIVLLIDERPEEVTDMQDSIKAEIHYSTFDETPEHHIKVAEMVLERAMRLVECKKDVVILLDSLTRLARAYNLVEPPSGRTLSGGLDPNALHKPKKFFGAARNLKEGGSLTILATALIETGSRMDDVIFEEFKGTGNMELHLDRKLSEKRIFPAIDINKSGTRREELLLSEEEKAAVDAIRRALSNFGTAETTERIISMLSQTKSNEEFIRKILQNLR, encoded by the coding sequence GTGCCTGGGTCACTTGATGAGTTTTTAAAGGGAAAGTCTATTATTGAACTTAGAGAAATAGCAAAAAGTCTTGGTATTCAAAAATATTCTCTACTCAAAAAAGGCGAATTGATGGAAGCTATTAAAAATTTTCTTGGAAGTTCAGATGAAGATACGACAGTTCTTGAGGGCATAGGTAAAAAAGAAAAAGGTAGAAGAGGAAGAAAGAAGAAATCAGAAACTGTAGAAGCTCAGCAGACTTTTGAATTAAAAAGCGAAGAGCAGGAATCAAAGTTTGAAGAGACTAAAGAAAATGAAGAGGTAAAACCAAATGAAATGGAAAATAAAGAAGAAGATAACATAAAAGAGCAAACTTTGTTGCAGAACACGCAAAGAGAAGAAGAAAAAACTAAAGAGCCTGCAGATGTTACCTTAGGTGAGGAGGAAAAAGAAGAGAGTAAAGTAATAGAATTAAAACCCAAAAAAGAAGAAAAAAAAGAGGACAAGATGCAGATAGAAATTCCACCAGAATTAAAAGAACTTGAAGGTAAAGTGGAGATAGGCGGCATAGGAGAAGGAGTTTTGGAGATAATTTATGAGCCTGGTGGCGGTGGCGGTTATGGATTTTTGCGCGACGATTCGTTTGTTCCTGGCCCAAACGACATATATGTTTCGCCATCTCAAATCAGAAAATTCAATCTCAAAACCGGAGATAAAATTAGAGGTCCCATTAGACTTCCAAAAGAAAATGAGAAGTTTGCAGGACTTTTGTATGTTCAGAGTGTCAACGATATGAAACCAGAAGAAGTTGCAAAACGCACTCCTTTTGAAGACCTTACCCCTATTTTCCCAAACAAAAGAATAATTTTAGAAAATAGAAATGAACCTAAGGATTTAGCGGTAAGACTCATAGACCTTATTGCGCCAATTGGAAGAGGCCAAAGAGGATTAATTGTAGCACCACCAAAAGCAGGTAAAACTACACTATTAAAGAAAATAGCAAATAGTATTCTGACAAACTATGATGATTTGCATTTGATTGTGCTTTTGATTGATGAAAGACCTGAAGAAGTCACTGATATGCAGGACTCAATAAAAGCAGAGATACATTACTCTACCTTTGACGAGACACCAGAACACCACATAAAAGTTGCTGAAATGGTATTAGAAAGGGCAATGAGGCTTGTTGAGTGTAAAAAAGATGTTGTCATTTTATTGGATAGTTTGACAAGGCTTGCACGTGCTTATAACTTGGTTGAACCACCTTCTGGAAGAACACTTTCTGGCGGTCTTGACCCGAATGCTCTTCACAAGCCTAAAAAGTTTTTTGGTGCTGCAAGAAACCTTAAAGAGGGTGGCAGCCTTACCATCCTTGCAACAGCGTTAATTGAAACAGGGTCACGAATGGATGATGTCATATTTGAAGAGTTCAAGGGTACTGGCAATATGGAGTTGCACCTTGACAGAAAACTTTCTGAAAAACGAATATTCCCTGCTATTGATATAAACAAATCAGGGACACGAAGAGAGGAGCTTTTGCTGTCTGAGGAAGAAAAAGCAGCTGTTGATGCTATCAGAAGAGCACTTTCTAACTTTGGAACAGCAGAGACCACAGAGAGAATTATAAGTATGCTTTCCCAAACAAAATCAAATGAAGAATTTATAAGAAAGATATTACAAAATTTGAGATAA
- a CDS encoding N-acetylmuramoyl-L-alanine amidase family protein, translating into MKVCVDPGHGGKDPGAIGKNSTREKDITLAIAKKLKFILEGSTNAKVVLTRDSDTLPWGEKGVKEDLKARCDIANKNLVDIFVSIHCNSSKNESARGIETFYYKISQKGFLLAIEVQKSIVESIKTINRGVKSANFYVLKATKMPAILIECGFLSNPEEERMLNNQNYQTQIALAIAKGIVNYQKKY; encoded by the coding sequence ATGAAGGTATGTGTAGACCCAGGTCATGGCGGGAAAGACCCCGGAGCAATAGGGAAAAATAGCACCAGAGAAAAAGATATAACACTTGCAATTGCTAAGAAGTTAAAATTCATTTTAGAAGGTAGTACAAACGCCAAAGTGGTTTTGACAAGAGACTCTGATACTTTGCCGTGGGGTGAAAAAGGTGTTAAAGAAGACTTAAAAGCAAGGTGTGATATAGCAAACAAAAATTTAGTGGACATTTTTGTCAGCATTCATTGCAACAGCAGTAAAAATGAATCTGCAAGAGGTATAGAGACTTTTTATTACAAAATCAGCCAGAAAGGATTTTTGTTGGCCATTGAGGTGCAAAAAAGCATAGTTGAGTCGATTAAAACCATTAATCGTGGAGTTAAATCTGCTAACTTTTATGTCTTGAAAGCTACCAAAATGCCTGCAATCTTAATAGAGTGCGGTTTTTTGAGCAATCCTGAAGAGGAAAGGATGCTAAACAATCAAAATTACCAGACTCAAATTGCTTTAGCAATTGCAAAAGGAATTGTGAATTATCAAAAAAAGTATTGA
- a CDS encoding DNA-3-methyladenine glycosylase family protein, which translates to MNIKEYTDFLRISGVEINFDATFFSGQCFRWKKAEYGYIGVVNRKIVLIYPQDSNTFDIYNCSLDEFKKFFYWYFDLDKDYDLILKELSEHDEILKKAVKRYRGMRLLNQEPFECMISFIISQNNNIKRIQMLVERLCQAYGEKIEYRGFSSWTFPEIEDLKKISTEEFKRLGLGYRAEYIKDAIAKLDEGKIEFESLVSLKSDEAKKILKTVKGIGDKVADCILLYSLQKYDVFPVDVWVKRALREYYGIENTKQLKQFIKSFGELAGYAQLFLFHYIRNSEK; encoded by the coding sequence TTGAACATAAAAGAATATACGGATTTTCTTCGCATAAGTGGAGTAGAGATTAATTTTGATGCAACATTTTTTAGTGGACAGTGTTTTAGATGGAAAAAGGCAGAATATGGATACATAGGAGTTGTAAATAGAAAAATAGTTTTAATATATCCACAGGATAGCAATACTTTTGACATATACAACTGTTCGCTTGATGAGTTTAAAAAATTTTTTTACTGGTATTTTGACTTAGACAAAGATTATGATTTGATTTTGAAAGAGCTTTCTGAGCATGATGAGATTTTGAAAAAAGCTGTTAAAAGGTATAGAGGGATGAGACTTTTAAATCAAGAACCTTTTGAATGTATGATTTCTTTTATTATATCTCAGAATAACAACATAAAAAGAATTCAAATGCTTGTGGAAAGACTTTGCCAGGCTTATGGGGAAAAAATAGAATACAGAGGATTTTCTTCTTGGACATTTCCAGAAATTGAGGACTTAAAAAAGATTTCAACAGAAGAATTTAAACGCTTAGGGTTAGGTTATAGAGCAGAGTATATTAAAGATGCAATTGCCAAATTAGATGAAGGTAAAATTGAATTTGAAAGTCTTGTATCTTTGAAAAGTGATGAAGCAAAGAAAATTTTAAAAACGGTAAAAGGGATAGGAGACAAGGTTGCTGATTGTATATTGCTATACTCACTGCAAAAATATGATGTGTTCCCTGTTGATGTGTGGGTGAAGCGTGCCTTGAGAGAATATTATGGAATTGAAAATACAAAACAGCTGAAGCAATTTATAAAGTCGTTTGGTGAACTTGCCGGGTATGCTCAGCTTTTTTTATTTCACTATATTAGAAATAGCGAGAAATAA
- a CDS encoding PrsW family intramembrane metalloprotease produces the protein MTLYKLIILSIAPSLFIALYIYFRDKFEKEPLHLLLKTFVWGILISSIVVPIEYFLMAYGSISASSRLSFIAFEAFIVAGLTEEYFKRLVVLRVAFDSPHFNQPFDGIVYCVFSAVGFAAIENVAYVYQAFQASYDAAVSVLVLRGVMAVPAHAMFGIVMGYYLGFAKFAPESRSYWYFKASLIIPMFFHGFYDFVLMLNVYGALAIVGAYEILLFAYCLRLIRKSQEISRLYF, from the coding sequence GTGACGCTTTATAAACTGATTATTTTGAGCATAGCTCCTTCTTTGTTCATAGCTCTTTATATCTATTTTAGGGACAAGTTTGAAAAGGAACCTCTTCATCTTCTTTTAAAAACCTTTGTATGGGGGATACTGATTAGCTCTATTGTTGTGCCAATTGAATATTTTTTGATGGCATATGGGAGCATTTCTGCCTCCAGCAGGCTTTCATTTATTGCATTTGAGGCATTTATTGTTGCAGGTCTTACAGAAGAGTATTTCAAAAGGCTTGTGGTTCTAAGGGTGGCTTTTGATAGTCCTCATTTTAACCAACCATTTGACGGAATAGTTTACTGTGTATTCTCTGCAGTTGGGTTTGCTGCAATTGAGAATGTAGCTTATGTTTATCAAGCTTTTCAAGCCTCATATGATGCTGCAGTTTCTGTCCTTGTTCTAAGAGGTGTGATGGCAGTACCTGCACATGCTATGTTTGGAATTGTAATGGGATACTATTTGGGCTTTGCGAAGTTTGCACCCGAGAGCAGAAGTTATTGGTATTTCAAGGCTTCTTTAATTATCCCTATGTTTTTTCATGGATTTTATGATTTTGTGCTTATGTTAAATGTCTATGGAGCATTGGCCATAGTTGGCGCATATGAGATTTTATTGTTTGCTTATTGTTTGAGATTAATTAGAAAAAGTCAAGAAATTTCCAGGTTGTACTTTTAA
- a CDS encoding MFS transporter — protein MTSEDQERELKELEVFAYKNLKRNSIISIADGAIFAIGSGMLPVSTVIVYFISNYVHSNTLIGLLTTLNVLLSNSPQILVAKKLEMLENYKEYFIKVALLMRLMWFLLAIDVFVFATTNELLFIILFYFIFSLQGFFASFANITWFNLILKLVPERQRSKFFGIRSSIGGLCETFGAFLMGRILKLLHFPYNYGLLFLISFLIMMTSLYIASMMKEVPIKKPKEEIDNKHYLRNMFLILKEDRNFTYYLLSVLFIGALGKMPFGFQTIFAKNSLSISTQHVAIATTILLFSQTIGYMIWGLVGSRYGFKSTLLISALIFLPAIYFTYLMSSVSIYYLSVALFGVAQSARNVNESNMAAKLCRDPLKQPSYIGLRNFLMGPFFAFNSIIAGGIIDTLGKNLLFLISFGCMVLGFFILCFLVRED, from the coding sequence GTGACATCTGAAGACCAAGAACGGGAACTTAAAGAACTTGAGGTTTTTGCCTATAAAAATTTAAAGAGAAATTCTATCATTTCGATTGCAGATGGTGCAATATTTGCAATAGGGAGCGGTATGCTACCAGTCTCTACTGTGATAGTTTATTTTATTTCAAACTATGTTCATTCAAATACACTGATTGGACTTTTGACCACTTTAAATGTACTTTTGTCAAATTCTCCACAGATACTTGTTGCTAAAAAATTGGAGATGCTTGAGAACTACAAAGAGTACTTTATCAAGGTTGCCTTACTTATGAGACTGATGTGGTTTTTGCTGGCAATTGATGTGTTTGTGTTTGCCACCACAAATGAACTTTTATTTATAATTCTCTTTTACTTCATTTTTAGCCTTCAAGGTTTTTTTGCTTCATTTGCCAATATAACATGGTTCAATCTAATACTAAAGCTTGTACCTGAAAGACAGAGAAGCAAGTTTTTTGGGATAAGGTCCTCGATTGGGGGACTGTGTGAGACATTTGGAGCCTTTTTGATGGGAAGAATACTAAAACTTTTACACTTTCCGTATAACTATGGTCTTCTATTCTTAATTTCGTTTTTAATAATGATGACCTCATTGTACATAGCTTCTATGATGAAAGAGGTTCCTATTAAAAAGCCCAAAGAGGAGATTGACAACAAGCATTATTTAAGGAATATGTTTTTGATATTAAAGGAGGATAGGAATTTTACATATTATCTTCTCTCAGTTTTATTTATTGGTGCACTGGGTAAAATGCCGTTTGGGTTTCAAACCATATTTGCAAAAAATAGCTTGAGTATTTCAACACAACATGTTGCAATTGCCACTACAATATTGCTTTTTTCTCAAACAATAGGATATATGATATGGGGATTAGTTGGTTCAAGATACGGGTTTAAAAGTACCCTTTTGATCTCTGCGTTGATATTTTTGCCCGCAATATATTTTACATACCTTATGAGTTCTGTAAGCATTTATTATCTTTCTGTTGCCTTATTCGGAGTTGCTCAAAGTGCGAGGAATGTAAACGAAAGCAATATGGCTGCAAAACTTTGCAGAGACCCTTTAAAGCAACCATCTTATATTGGTCTTAGAAACTTTTTGATGGGACCATTTTTCGCTTTTAATTCTATAATAGCTGGAGGTATAATTGATACTCTTGGTAAAAACCTTCTCTTTTTAATTTCGTTTGGTTGCATGGTACTCGGATTTTTTATTCTGTGTTTTTTAGTTAGAGAGGATTAA
- the rpmE gene encoding 50S ribosomal protein L31, whose amino-acid sequence MKEGIHPTYYHDAVVRCACGETFITGSTKKEIHVEICSKCHPFFTGKQKFVDTTGRVERFMKKYGLDQK is encoded by the coding sequence ATGAAAGAAGGAATTCATCCGACATATTACCATGACGCAGTTGTCAGATGCGCATGCGGTGAGACATTTATTACTGGTTCAACCAAAAAAGAAATTCATGTGGAAATTTGCTCAAAGTGCCATCCATTCTTTACAGGTAAACAAAAGTTTGTTGATACAACAGGTAGAGTAGAAAGGTTTATGAAAAAGTATGGTCTTGATCAGAAATAG